Proteins encoded together in one Undibacterium sp. CCC3.4 window:
- a CDS encoding ribonucleoside-diphosphate reductase subunit alpha yields MHPSTETSIPTSLSGAAGSAVATAATAGGSYSEFRVIRRNGAVVGFEPSKIAIAMTKAFLAVNGGQGAASARVRELVEQLSAAVVTALLRRQPSGGTFHIEDIQDQVELALMRSGEHDVARSYVLYRAKHQEERRLQRAAQQASQAQLPQIHVLIDGQRAALDIEQVRALITAACVGLDKLADPEAILTETLKNLYDGVPVEELHKSAILAARALMEKEPAYSQVTARLLLHTIRKEVFGKEVAQQHAAGEYLTYFPQFIQKGIAAELLDTKLAEFDLARLAQALVADRDLQFSYIGLQTLYDRYFLHMRGTRIEMPQAFYMRVAMGLALEEQDRNGRAIEFYNLLSSFDFMSSTPTLFNAGTLRSQLSSCYLTTVADDLGGIYDAIKENALLAKYAGGLGNDWTPVRSLGAHIKGTNGKSQGVVPFLKVVNDTAVAVNQGGKRKGAVCAYLETWHMDIEEFLDLRKNTGDDRRRTHDMNTANWIPDLFMKRVMEKGDWTLFSPSDVPDLHDKFGKSFESAYLAYEAQAASGELELSKKIPALDLWRKMLSMLFETGHPWITFKDPCNIRSPQQHVGVVHSSNLCTEITLNTNDSEIAVCNLGSVNMPAHMKNGQLDHVKLQKTIRTAMRMLDNVIDINYYAVQKARDSNLRHRPVGLGIMGFQDCLHMMRVPYATMEAVQFADTSMEAVCYYAYLASTELAEERGTYSSYPGSLWDRGILPQDSLQLLADERGGYLEVDFSSSMDWSLVRNRIKQYGMRNSNCVAIAPTATISNIIGVSACIEPTYQNLYVKSNLSGEFTEINEHLVRDLKVRGLWDEVMIADLKYFDGSLARIDRIPEDLRQLYATAFEISPSWLVEAASRRQKWIDQAQSLNIYMAGASGKKLDETYKLAWLRGLKTTYYLRTIGATHTEKSTSKTGALNAVSVDGASSSYHAAPAVTAAAEPDGPACMLRPGDSGFEECEACQ; encoded by the coding sequence ATGCACCCTTCCACAGAAACATCGATTCCTACTTCATTGAGCGGCGCTGCAGGCAGCGCTGTAGCGACTGCTGCAACTGCCGGCGGCAGTTACAGCGAATTTCGCGTGATACGACGCAATGGTGCGGTGGTTGGATTTGAACCGTCGAAAATTGCGATCGCCATGACCAAGGCCTTTTTAGCCGTCAATGGCGGCCAAGGCGCGGCCTCGGCGCGCGTGCGCGAATTGGTCGAGCAGTTGAGTGCGGCAGTCGTGACGGCGCTGTTGCGTCGCCAACCAAGCGGTGGCACCTTCCATATTGAAGATATCCAGGATCAGGTCGAATTAGCCTTGATGCGTTCGGGTGAGCATGATGTGGCGCGCTCTTACGTGTTGTATCGTGCCAAGCACCAGGAAGAACGCCGCTTGCAGCGCGCGGCGCAGCAAGCTTCGCAAGCGCAATTGCCGCAGATTCATGTGCTCATCGATGGCCAACGTGCCGCGCTCGATATCGAACAAGTGCGTGCCTTGATCACGGCAGCCTGCGTCGGTCTAGATAAATTGGCCGATCCGGAAGCGATACTGACGGAAACCCTGAAAAATCTGTACGACGGTGTACCGGTGGAAGAATTGCATAAGTCAGCGATTCTGGCCGCGCGCGCATTGATGGAAAAAGAGCCGGCCTACAGCCAAGTGACGGCGCGTCTGTTGCTGCATACGATTCGTAAAGAAGTGTTCGGTAAAGAGGTTGCTCAACAGCATGCAGCGGGCGAATACCTGACTTATTTTCCGCAATTCATACAAAAAGGCATTGCTGCCGAATTACTCGATACCAAGTTGGCCGAGTTTGATCTGGCGCGCTTGGCACAAGCCTTGGTCGCTGATCGCGATCTGCAATTCAGTTACATCGGTTTGCAAACCCTGTATGACCGTTATTTCCTGCACATGCGCGGTACCCGCATCGAAATGCCACAGGCGTTTTACATGCGGGTGGCGATGGGCTTGGCATTGGAGGAACAAGACCGCAATGGCCGTGCCATCGAGTTCTATAATTTGTTGTCTAGCTTCGACTTCATGAGTTCGACGCCGACTTTGTTCAATGCCGGCACCTTGCGCTCGCAATTGTCGTCTTGCTATCTGACCACCGTGGCCGATGATCTCGGCGGTATCTATGATGCGATCAAGGAAAATGCCTTGCTGGCGAAGTATGCCGGCGGTCTCGGTAACGACTGGACACCGGTGCGTTCGCTCGGTGCCCATATTAAAGGTACCAATGGCAAATCGCAGGGTGTGGTGCCATTCCTGAAAGTAGTCAATGACACGGCGGTCGCGGTAAACCAAGGTGGCAAGCGCAAGGGTGCGGTCTGCGCCTACCTCGAAACCTGGCATATGGATATCGAGGAATTTCTCGATCTGCGCAAAAACACTGGCGATGACCGTCGGCGTACGCATGATATGAATACGGCGAACTGGATTCCCGATCTGTTCATGAAACGCGTCATGGAAAAAGGCGACTGGACTCTGTTCTCGCCTTCCGATGTGCCGGATTTGCATGATAAATTCGGTAAGTCCTTCGAAAGCGCCTACCTCGCTTACGAAGCGCAAGCCGCCAGCGGTGAGTTGGAACTGTCGAAAAAAATCCCGGCCTTGGATTTGTGGCGCAAGATGCTATCGATGCTGTTCGAAACCGGGCATCCTTGGATCACGTTCAAAGATCCTTGCAATATTCGTTCTCCGCAACAACACGTCGGCGTGGTTCACTCGTCCAACCTGTGTACTGAAATCACGCTCAATACCAATGACAGCGAGATCGCGGTCTGCAATTTGGGTTCCGTGAATATGCCGGCGCATATGAAAAACGGCCAGCTCGATCACGTCAAGCTGCAAAAGACCATACGTACTGCCATGCGCATGCTCGATAACGTCATCGACATCAACTACTATGCGGTGCAAAAAGCGCGTGATTCGAATTTGCGTCATCGTCCAGTTGGTTTGGGCATCATGGGTTTCCAAGACTGCCTGCACATGATGCGTGTGCCGTACGCCACGATGGAAGCGGTACAGTTCGCCGACACCTCGATGGAAGCAGTGTGCTACTACGCTTATTTGGCTTCGACTGAATTGGCGGAAGAGCGCGGCACCTACAGCTCTTACCCTGGTTCCTTGTGGGATCGTGGCATTCTGCCGCAAGATTCGCTGCAATTATTGGCCGATGAACGCGGTGGCTATCTGGAAGTTGATTTTTCTTCGAGTATGGATTGGTCGCTGGTGCGCAATCGCATCAAGCAATATGGCATGCGTAATTCGAACTGCGTTGCCATTGCACCGACGGCGACTATTTCGAATATCATCGGCGTCTCGGCCTGTATCGAGCCAACTTATCAGAACTTGTATGTCAAGTCTAACCTCTCGGGCGAATTCACCGAGATCAATGAACACTTGGTGCGCGATTTGAAAGTGCGTGGCTTGTGGGATGAAGTCATGATTGCCGATCTCAAGTATTTTGACGGCAGCTTGGCCAGAATCGACCGCATCCCTGAAGATTTGCGCCAATTGTATGCGACCGCGTTTGAAATCAGCCCATCGTGGTTGGTGGAAGCCGCTTCGCGTCGCCAGAAGTGGATCGATCAGGCCCAGTCGCTCAATATTTACATGGCCGGCGCTTCCGGTAAAAAACTCGACGAAACCTATAAGCTGGCTTGGTTGCGCGGTTTGAAAACGACTTACTACTTGCGCACTATCGGTGCCACCCATACCGAAAAATCGACCTCGAAAACCGGTGCACTCAATGCCGTTAGCGTGGATGGTGCCAGCAGCAGTTACCACGCTGCGCCGGCAGTAACGGCGGCAGCGGAACCGGATGGTCCGGCCTGTATGTTACGTCCAGGCGACAGCGGTTTCGAAGAATGCGAAGCTTGTCAGTAA
- a CDS encoding ribonucleotide-diphosphate reductase subunit beta, with protein MLSWDEEVTPATLPQPAVRIDTTPAAPVAPLVEQVSTEDVARRVNAADKRIINGQTDVNQLVPFKYKWAWDKYLAGCANHWMPQEINMQRDIELWKSPNGLTDDERRLVKRNLGFFVTADSLAANNIVLGTYRHITAPECRQYLLRQAFEEAIHTHAYQYIVESLGLDEGEIFNAYNEVESIRDKDQFLIPFIDVLTDPEFKTGTTETDQTLLRSLIVFACLMEGLFFYVGFTQILALGRQNKMMGAAEQYQYILRDESMHCNFGIDLINTIKMENPHLWTAEFRDEIKSLFLRAVELEYRYAEDTMPRGVLGLNAPMFKGYLRFIANRRAQQIGLDAMFPHEENPFPWMSEMIDLKKERNFFETRVIEYQTGGALNWE; from the coding sequence ATGTTATCTTGGGACGAAGAAGTAACGCCAGCCACGCTACCCCAACCGGCCGTGCGTATCGATACCACGCCAGCGGCACCGGTTGCGCCGCTGGTCGAGCAAGTCAGTACGGAAGATGTGGCGCGGCGCGTGAATGCGGCTGATAAACGTATCATCAATGGTCAGACCGACGTCAATCAGTTAGTACCATTCAAATACAAATGGGCTTGGGATAAGTATCTGGCCGGTTGCGCTAACCATTGGATGCCGCAAGAAATCAATATGCAGCGTGATATTGAACTTTGGAAAAGCCCGAATGGTCTGACCGACGATGAGCGCCGCTTGGTTAAGCGTAACCTCGGTTTCTTTGTGACGGCCGATTCCTTGGCAGCAAATAATATTGTGTTGGGTACTTATCGTCACATTACTGCGCCGGAATGCCGCCAGTATTTGTTGCGCCAAGCTTTTGAAGAAGCCATTCATACGCACGCGTATCAATACATTGTCGAATCGCTGGGGCTTGATGAGGGCGAAATTTTCAATGCTTACAATGAAGTCGAATCGATTCGTGATAAAGATCAGTTCCTGATTCCTTTCATCGATGTCTTGACCGATCCGGAATTCAAGACCGGCACGACGGAAACCGATCAGACTTTATTGCGTTCGTTGATCGTCTTCGCTTGTCTGATGGAAGGCTTGTTTTTCTATGTCGGCTTCACGCAGATTTTAGCGCTCGGTCGGCAGAATAAAATGATGGGCGCGGCTGAGCAGTATCAATATATTTTGCGCGATGAATCGATGCATTGTAATTTTGGGATCGATCTGATCAATACGATTAAGATGGAAAATCCGCATTTGTGGACCGCTGAATTTCGCGATGAAATTAAATCGTTGTTTTTGCGTGCGGTGGAGTTGGAATATCGCTACGCAGAGGATACAATGCCGCGTGGAGTGTTAGGATTGAACGCTCCCATGTTCAAAGGATATCTGCGCTTCATTGCAAATCGACGCGCACAACAAATCGGTCTGGATGCGATGTTCCCTCATGAGGAAAATCCATTTCCGTGGATGAGCGAAATGATAGACCTGAAAAAAGAGCGCAACTTTTTTGAAACACGCGTGATTGAGTATCAAACCGGTGGAGCCCTCAACTGGGAGTAG
- a CDS encoding histone: MATAPKMSASEAAVKKPVAKKVAAKPAAVVKPVKAVKVAAKAVKPTKVLAKPVKAVAKPALKKVLAKVAAKPAAKAAVKPVKAVKAVKAVAKPVKAVKAVKAAKPVKAVKAVKVVKAAKPVKAVKAVKAVKAAKPAKPVKAVKALKAAKPVKAVKAVAKPVAKKALAKAAAKPTAKAVAKKALAKVVAKPAVKKAVVKPVAKKAIAKVAAKPVAAAKKVAAVAKTAVKKVAVVKKAVAKPAVVAKAAPAAKPAVKKAVAKPAVKKPVAKKAATSDVKTVVSANAAWPFPTGIRPA; this comes from the coding sequence ATGGCAACAGCACCGAAAATGTCGGCAAGCGAAGCTGCAGTGAAGAAACCTGTAGCAAAAAAAGTCGCAGCAAAACCTGCTGCGGTAGTTAAACCAGTTAAAGCAGTGAAAGTCGCTGCGAAAGCTGTCAAACCGACGAAAGTCTTAGCCAAGCCGGTTAAAGCAGTCGCTAAGCCAGCGCTTAAAAAAGTGCTCGCTAAAGTCGCCGCTAAGCCGGCTGCTAAAGCTGCAGTGAAACCTGTCAAGGCAGTCAAGGCTGTGAAAGCAGTCGCCAAGCCAGTGAAAGCAGTGAAAGCAGTGAAAGCAGCTAAGCCAGTAAAAGCTGTGAAAGCTGTAAAAGTTGTGAAAGCAGCCAAGCCAGTCAAAGCAGTCAAAGCAGTCAAAGCAGTCAAAGCAGCAAAACCAGCAAAACCAGTCAAGGCTGTGAAAGCGCTCAAAGCAGCCAAGCCTGTGAAAGCAGTTAAAGCCGTCGCGAAGCCAGTGGCTAAAAAGGCGCTGGCAAAAGCCGCAGCAAAACCAACTGCCAAAGCAGTCGCCAAAAAAGCGCTCGCGAAAGTAGTCGCCAAACCAGCAGTGAAAAAAGCAGTCGTCAAACCGGTCGCTAAAAAAGCGATCGCTAAAGTCGCCGCCAAACCTGTTGCTGCGGCAAAAAAAGTAGCGGCAGTTGCTAAAACAGCCGTGAAAAAAGTCGCCGTCGTTAAGAAAGCCGTTGCTAAACCAGCGGTCGTTGCTAAAGCCGCCCCAGCTGCCAAACCGGCAGTCAAGAAAGCCGTAGCCAAACCAGCCGTTAAAAAGCCGGTAGCAAAAAAAGCCGCGACATCTGACGTCAAAACTGTTGTCAGTGCGAACGCCGCATGGCCTTTCCCAACCGGAATTCGTCCGGCGTAA
- a CDS encoding YggT family protein — MLQDIFSFIIDAVTGLLAGFLLLRFWIQAQRLRPPAPLAQAIFQMTDWLVHPMRRLVPGFRGYDWASLIAALLVALVSVALSFALRAQFPPLLIASLAFFRIVQWGLYGLMALLVLEAIFSWVNPAAPLAPFIRALNAPLLAPLRRVLPALGGLDFSPMVALLLLQVGLRIVSELQNTWLLQLVAR, encoded by the coding sequence GTGTTGCAAGATATTTTCAGCTTTATCATTGATGCGGTGACCGGCTTGTTAGCTGGTTTTTTACTCTTGCGCTTCTGGATACAGGCGCAGCGTTTGCGGCCGCCAGCACCCTTGGCACAGGCAATTTTTCAGATGACGGATTGGTTGGTGCATCCGATGCGCCGCCTGGTGCCGGGTTTTCGCGGTTACGATTGGGCCAGTTTGATCGCGGCGCTGTTGGTCGCGCTGGTGTCGGTGGCGCTGTCGTTTGCCTTGCGTGCGCAGTTTCCGCCGCTGCTCATCGCCAGCTTGGCTTTCTTTCGCATTGTGCAGTGGGGTTTGTACGGCTTGATGGCCTTGCTTGTGCTTGAGGCGATTTTCAGTTGGGTCAATCCGGCTGCACCCTTGGCACCATTCATCCGTGCCCTCAATGCGCCGCTGCTCGCGCCGCTGCGCCGGGTCTTGCCGGCCTTAGGCGGTCTCGATTTTTCGCCTATGGTGGCTTTGTTGCTATTGCAAGTTGGCTTGCGTATTGTCAGTGAGTTGCAAAACACTTGGCTCTTGCAACTCGTCGCTCGGTAA
- a CDS encoding LacI family DNA-binding transcriptional regulator, with the protein MATMKQVALKARVSTTTVSHVINNTRVVSDEARARVLAVIKELRYIPSAVARSLKNDRTHTFGMMIPNNSNPYFAEVIQGIEAASFKLGYNIILCNSDDDPKKQAAYVRVLMEKRIDGLILVSSGSDEELTQLLADEGIPKVLVDREVSGVLADFIEADHVQGGYDATRYLLGLGHRRIACVAGPDTLLPSGGRVAGYQRALSEAGIAHRDSYLVHSDFTSQGGFLAFQTLLALPERPTAIFASNDLMAIGGICAATQAGFSIPQQLSVVGYDDIALASFSTPPLTTIAQPKHAIGQLTAQILVDRIAYPETPLRREMLPSTLVVRQSSGAAPITSSD; encoded by the coding sequence ATGGCAACCATGAAGCAGGTCGCGCTCAAAGCGCGCGTCTCCACCACTACCGTATCTCATGTGATCAATAATACCCGCGTTGTCAGCGACGAAGCGCGCGCGCGCGTGCTGGCGGTGATCAAGGAGTTGCGTTATATTCCCAGTGCTGTTGCGCGCAGCCTCAAGAACGATCGCACCCATACCTTCGGCATGATGATTCCGAACAACTCTAACCCGTATTTTGCCGAAGTGATACAGGGAATCGAAGCGGCGTCGTTCAAACTCGGCTATAACATTATTTTGTGTAATTCTGACGATGATCCCAAGAAGCAAGCCGCCTATGTGCGCGTGCTCATGGAAAAACGGATTGATGGCTTGATTCTGGTTTCGTCCGGTAGCGATGAAGAGTTAACGCAATTGCTAGCCGATGAAGGGATACCGAAAGTCTTGGTCGATCGCGAAGTAAGCGGTGTGCTGGCCGACTTTATTGAAGCCGATCATGTACAGGGTGGCTACGATGCGACGCGCTATCTGCTTGGTCTCGGACATCGCCGTATCGCCTGCGTCGCCGGACCCGATACGCTGCTGCCGAGCGGCGGGCGGGTGGCCGGTTACCAACGTGCACTGAGCGAAGCCGGCATTGCCCATCGCGACAGCTATTTGGTCCACAGCGACTTCACCAGCCAAGGCGGATTTCTCGCCTTTCAAACACTATTAGCCCTGCCGGAACGGCCAACGGCTATTTTTGCCAGTAATGATTTGATGGCCATCGGTGGTATCTGCGCCGCCACGCAAGCTGGCTTTAGCATTCCGCAACAACTGTCTGTGGTTGGTTATGATGATATTGCTTTGGCTTCATTCAGTACGCCGCCGCTGACCACGATTGCCCAGCCCAAACATGCCATAGGCCAATTGACGGCGCAAATTTTAGTCGACCGCATCGCCTACCCGGAAACCCCGTTACGACGTGAAATGCTGCCATCGACATTAGTCGTGCGGCAATCAAGCGGTGCCGCACCAATAACAAGCAGCGATTAA
- the hemL gene encoding glutamate-1-semialdehyde 2,1-aminomutase — MNNNEILFARAQKTTPGGVNSPVRAFRSVGGTPRFIRRAEGAYFWDAEDRRYIDYIGSWGPAIVGHAHPEVVAAVQEAAARGLSFGAPTEGEVLMAEEICRLVPGIEQVRLVSSGTEATMSALRLARGATKRDKIIKFEGCYHGHADALLVKAGSGLLTFGNPTSAGVPEDFSKHTLVLDYNNCEQLEEVFARIGDQIACIIVEPIAGNMNLIRASAAFIATMRRLCTEHKSILIFDEVMCGFRVDLHGAQALYGVVADLVCMGKVIGGGLPVAAFGGSAALMGHMAPLGGVYQAGTLSGNPVAVAAGMTTLKIIQQAGFHELLSQRTRRLVDGLSAAAAAAGVTFCADAVGGMFGLYFAASIPDSYAAMMASDKEKFNRFFHLMLDAGVYLAPSAFEAGFVSIAHDEAIIDATIAIAATAFAQMAA, encoded by the coding sequence ATGAACAATAATGAAATCCTGTTTGCCCGTGCCCAGAAAACCACTCCGGGCGGCGTCAACTCGCCGGTACGAGCGTTTCGTTCAGTCGGCGGCACACCGCGTTTCATCCGCCGTGCCGAAGGTGCCTACTTCTGGGATGCCGAAGATCGACGTTACATCGACTACATCGGTTCCTGGGGCCCGGCCATCGTCGGCCATGCCCATCCTGAGGTAGTCGCAGCGGTACAAGAGGCGGCGGCACGCGGCCTGAGTTTCGGTGCGCCGACCGAAGGCGAAGTCTTGATGGCCGAAGAAATTTGCCGACTGGTACCGGGCATAGAACAAGTGCGCTTGGTCTCGAGCGGTACGGAAGCGACCATGAGCGCGCTGCGTTTGGCACGTGGCGCCACCAAACGCGACAAAATCATTAAATTCGAAGGCTGCTACCACGGCCATGCCGACGCCTTGTTGGTGAAAGCCGGCAGCGGCTTACTCACCTTCGGCAATCCTACCTCGGCCGGGGTGCCGGAAGATTTCAGCAAACACACGCTGGTGCTCGACTATAACAATTGCGAGCAACTCGAAGAAGTATTCGCCCGCATCGGCGACCAAATCGCCTGCATCATCGTCGAGCCTATCGCCGGTAATATGAACCTGATACGCGCGAGCGCAGCATTCATCGCCACCATGCGCCGTTTATGTACCGAACATAAAAGTATTCTGATTTTCGATGAAGTCATGTGCGGCTTTCGCGTCGACTTACACGGTGCACAAGCGCTGTATGGTGTGGTCGCCGATCTGGTATGCATGGGCAAAGTCATCGGCGGCGGTTTGCCGGTGGCGGCCTTCGGCGGCAGCGCCGCATTGATGGGGCATATGGCACCGCTGGGCGGCGTGTATCAAGCCGGTACCTTGTCCGGCAATCCGGTGGCGGTGGCGGCTGGCATGACCACGCTGAAAATCATACAGCAAGCGGGCTTCCATGAACTGCTGAGCCAACGCACACGGCGCTTGGTCGATGGCTTATCGGCAGCGGCCGCCGCCGCTGGCGTCACATTTTGCGCCGATGCCGTCGGTGGCATGTTCGGCCTGTATTTCGCCGCCAGCATTCCAGACTCGTATGCCGCCATGATGGCCAGCGACAAAGAAAAATTCAATCGCTTCTTCCATCTCATGCTCGACGCCGGCGTCTATCTGGCCCCCTCAGCCTTCGAAGCCGGCTTCGTCTCGATTGCGCATGATGAAGCCATCATCGACGCCACCATCGCGATTGCGGCGACAGCTTTTGCGCAGATGGCAGCATAA
- a CDS encoding hydroxymethylpyrimidine/phosphomethylpyrimidine kinase produces MQNQISPLIVSFGAADPVAATGLFADLATFAAMGCHGLPIVTAILTGDTAQIDSIHGMEADLVDEQARTILEDMVVTAFKVGQVGSVENVTVIAEIVSDYPDFPMVLDPFNTALTEQIPEAEDLALAIRELLIPQAGLLLISAVELARLSETWKDNAEAEADDLSVDAMTLIESGCQFVLVTGTPGATGEVANTLFGETGQVRRDVWPRIPGSFAGAGSTLSAAITALLANGLEIPEAVLEAQEFTQAAVSHAQQLGMGKMIPDRYFWARESD; encoded by the coding sequence GTGCAAAACCAAATTTCTCCGCTTATTGTCAGCTTCGGCGCCGCCGATCCGGTTGCCGCCACCGGTTTATTCGCCGATTTAGCCACATTCGCAGCCATGGGCTGTCATGGCCTGCCCATCGTCACCGCCATTCTCACCGGTGACACCGCGCAGATCGACAGCATTCACGGCATGGAAGCCGATTTGGTCGATGAACAGGCACGCACCATACTCGAAGACATGGTCGTCACCGCCTTCAAGGTCGGGCAAGTCGGCAGCGTCGAGAATGTCACGGTGATCGCCGAAATCGTTTCTGATTACCCCGATTTTCCCATGGTTCTCGATCCCTTCAATACCGCCTTGACCGAACAAATCCCAGAAGCCGAAGACTTGGCGCTGGCGATACGCGAATTACTGATCCCTCAGGCCGGTCTGTTGCTGATTTCGGCGGTCGAGCTGGCGCGCCTGTCCGAAACTTGGAAAGACAATGCCGAAGCCGAAGCCGACGACTTAAGCGTTGATGCCATGACCCTGATCGAATCCGGCTGCCAATTTGTGCTCGTCACCGGCACGCCCGGTGCGACCGGCGAGGTCGCCAACACCCTCTTTGGCGAAACCGGCCAAGTACGCAGAGACGTATGGCCGCGCATCCCCGGTTCGTTTGCCGGGGCCGGGTCAACCTTATCGGCTGCCATCACGGCTTTACTGGCCAATGGCTTGGAAATTCCCGAAGCAGTACTCGAAGCACAAGAATTCACCCAAGCTGCAGTCAGCCATGCGCAACAACTGGGTATGGGAAAAATGATTCCCGACCGGTATTTCTGGGCCCGCGAAAGCGACTAA
- a CDS encoding rubredoxin, which produces MCLICGWVYSEEQGLVDEGIAAGTRWEDVPMNWTCPECGARKEDFEMVVI; this is translated from the coding sequence ATGTGCCTGATCTGTGGCTGGGTCTATTCCGAAGAGCAAGGTTTGGTCGATGAAGGCATCGCTGCCGGTACCCGTTGGGAAGATGTGCCGATGAATTGGACCTGTCCGGAATGCGGTGCACGCAAAGAAGATTTTGAAATGGTGGTAATTTAA